Proteins co-encoded in one Streptomyces diastaticus subsp. diastaticus genomic window:
- a CDS encoding DMT family transporter gives MRAQSSATGRTAKAVTPPHAPSSARPAGRGAGTGAGTALALSGVFCFSLTFPSTVWGLESFGPWSLVALRGVLAAAVAGAFLLMWRVPLPDRRHWAGLAVVGGGVVIGFPLLTTLALGTSSTAHAAVVVGLLPLTTALFAALRTGRRPSRPFWAAAVAGAAVVAAFTWQQSGGALSVGDLYLFGALLVCAAGYTEGGRLASRMPGWQVVGWALVLCLPVTVAGSAVALALEPVHWSAHGAVGLAWVAAGSTFLGLYVWYRGMAGIGVARASQLQLAQPLMTLAWSYGLLGEELTWAAPLAAAGVLICIAVTQRARD, from the coding sequence ATGAGAGCACAGAGTAGCGCTACCGGCCGCACCGCGAAAGCGGTCACTCCCCCGCACGCCCCCTCTTCAGCTCGGCCGGCGGGCCGAGGCGCCGGGACCGGCGCCGGCACCGCCCTCGCCCTGTCGGGCGTCTTCTGCTTCTCGCTGACTTTCCCCTCCACGGTCTGGGGGCTGGAGAGCTTCGGCCCGTGGTCGCTGGTGGCCCTGCGGGGCGTACTGGCCGCCGCCGTCGCCGGGGCGTTCCTGCTGATGTGGCGAGTACCCCTGCCGGACCGGCGGCACTGGGCCGGACTCGCGGTTGTCGGCGGAGGCGTGGTGATCGGCTTCCCGCTGCTGACGACGCTGGCGCTGGGCACCTCGTCGACCGCGCACGCGGCCGTGGTGGTGGGCCTGCTGCCGCTCACCACGGCCCTCTTCGCGGCGCTGCGCACCGGCCGCCGCCCCTCACGCCCCTTCTGGGCGGCCGCCGTGGCGGGTGCGGCGGTGGTGGCCGCCTTCACCTGGCAGCAGAGCGGCGGCGCTCTGTCCGTCGGCGACCTGTACCTGTTCGGCGCGTTGCTGGTCTGCGCCGCCGGCTACACGGAGGGCGGCCGGCTCGCCTCCCGGATGCCGGGCTGGCAGGTGGTCGGCTGGGCACTGGTGCTCTGCCTGCCCGTCACGGTCGCCGGGTCGGCGGTCGCCCTCGCGCTGGAGCCGGTCCACTGGAGCGCGCACGGCGCGGTGGGCCTGGCCTGGGTCGCCGCCGGATCGACCTTCCTCGGGCTGTACGTCTGGTACCGGGGCATGGCCGGGATCGGCGTGGCCCGGGCCAGCCAGCTCCAGCTGGCCCAGCCTCTGATGACGCTGGCCTGGTCGTACGGGCTGCTCGGCGAGGAACTGACCTGGGCGGCCCCACTGGCGGCGGCGGGCGTACTGATCTGCATCGCCGTCACCCAACGCGCCCGCGACTGA
- a CDS encoding aminotransferase-like domain-containing protein yields the protein MAERSSVAELAGILRKEIHRYSPGERLPSSRELVERHRVSPVTVSRALAQLAAEGAVVTRPGAGAYRAEPRGGAVPAPGDTSWQEVALSAQTGAGPVPRSVDASGVLATLAAPPPGVVEFSGGYLHPSLQPERVLATALARAGRRPGAWNRPPTDGLPELRAWFAREIAGAGGESGPTGADVLITAGGQSALTTALRALAPPGAPVLVESPTYPGMLAVARAAGQRPVPVPVDADGLRPELFAAALRATGARVLVCQPLFQNPTGAVLARERRREVVRVAREAGAFVIEDDFARSLAHEDAGPLPPPLAADDPDGVVVHLRSLTKITSPSLRVGALAARGPVMERLRAIHVVDQFFVPRPLQEAALELVGSPAWPRHLRAVAAALRPRRDHLAAGLRRWVPALSPVAVPRGGFHLWVRAPEGTDEAVLVGAALRAGVAVTPGRPYFCAEPPAVHLRLGFAATAGTAEITEGVRRLRTACAQALPRGTGEGEPVSA from the coding sequence ATGGCTGAGCGTAGCAGTGTGGCGGAGTTGGCGGGCATCCTGCGCAAGGAGATACACCGCTACTCTCCGGGCGAGCGTCTTCCGTCGAGCAGGGAGCTGGTCGAGCGGCACCGGGTCAGCCCGGTCACCGTCTCCCGGGCCCTCGCCCAGCTCGCCGCCGAGGGCGCCGTCGTCACCCGGCCCGGCGCCGGCGCCTACCGGGCAGAGCCGCGCGGCGGAGCCGTCCCGGCGCCCGGGGACACCTCCTGGCAGGAGGTCGCCCTGTCGGCCCAGACCGGCGCCGGACCCGTACCCCGCTCGGTCGACGCCTCCGGCGTCCTCGCCACGCTGGCCGCACCGCCTCCGGGCGTCGTCGAGTTCAGCGGTGGCTACCTCCACCCCTCGCTCCAGCCCGAACGGGTGCTGGCCACCGCCCTCGCCCGTGCCGGACGCCGGCCGGGGGCGTGGAACCGGCCGCCCACCGACGGGCTTCCCGAGCTGCGGGCCTGGTTCGCCCGGGAGATCGCCGGGGCCGGCGGGGAGAGCGGCCCGACCGGCGCGGACGTACTGATCACGGCGGGCGGTCAGTCGGCACTGACCACGGCTCTGCGGGCGCTGGCTCCGCCGGGCGCCCCCGTCCTCGTGGAGTCGCCGACCTACCCGGGCATGCTCGCCGTCGCCCGGGCGGCCGGGCAGCGCCCGGTCCCCGTGCCCGTCGACGCGGACGGCCTGCGGCCCGAGCTGTTCGCGGCGGCGCTGCGGGCCACCGGCGCCCGCGTCCTCGTCTGCCAGCCGCTCTTCCAGAATCCGACCGGCGCCGTGCTGGCGCGGGAACGGCGCCGCGAAGTGGTGCGCGTCGCCCGCGAGGCGGGGGCGTTCGTCATCGAGGACGACTTCGCTCGGAGCCTGGCCCACGAGGACGCCGGGCCGCTGCCGCCACCGCTCGCCGCCGACGACCCGGACGGCGTCGTGGTCCATCTCCGTTCCCTCACCAAGATCACCTCGCCGAGCCTGCGGGTCGGCGCGCTCGCCGCCCGGGGGCCGGTGATGGAGCGGCTGCGCGCCATCCATGTGGTCGACCAGTTCTTCGTCCCGCGTCCTCTCCAGGAGGCCGCCCTCGAACTGGTCGGCTCCCCGGCCTGGCCCCGCCACCTGCGCGCCGTCGCCGCCGCGCTGCGGCCGCGCCGCGACCACCTGGCCGCCGGACTGCGCCGCTGGGTGCCGGCCCTTTCACCCGTCGCCGTCCCGCGTGGCGGTTTCCACCTCTGGGTCCGCGCCCCCGAGGGCACCGACGAGGCCGTCCTGGTCGGGGCGGCGTTGCGGGCCGGTGTCGCGGTCACCCCCGGCAGGCCGTACTTCTGCGCCGAGCCGCCCGCCGTCCATCTGCGTCTGGGATTCGCCGCCACCGCCGGTACGGCGGAGATCACCGAAGGGGTCCGCCGCCTCCGTACCGCCTGCGCCCAGGCGCTGCCCCGCGGCACCGGGGAAGGGGAGCCGGTGTCCGCGTGA
- a CDS encoding GNAT family N-acetyltransferase, which translates to MIDTQELLDATARHPLPPEYVCSADPGRFDADLVHHWLSTDAYWALGRTREAQAQMLDGSLVYGAYEKESGAQVGCARVVTDLAAFAYLCDVYIAPGARGRGLGTSFVAAVLADVAGRAPHGVRRVLLATDDAHGVYAKLGFTPLPHPEQWMVLGNS; encoded by the coding sequence GTGATCGACACCCAGGAACTTCTCGACGCCACCGCCCGCCACCCGCTGCCCCCGGAGTACGTCTGCTCCGCCGACCCCGGCCGCTTCGACGCGGACCTCGTCCACCACTGGCTCTCCACCGACGCCTACTGGGCGTTGGGCCGCACCCGCGAGGCCCAGGCGCAGATGCTCGACGGCTCGCTCGTCTACGGGGCGTACGAGAAGGAGTCCGGCGCGCAGGTGGGATGCGCGCGGGTCGTCACCGACCTGGCCGCCTTCGCCTACCTCTGCGACGTCTACATCGCGCCGGGCGCCCGGGGGCGTGGGCTCGGCACCTCCTTCGTGGCCGCTGTTCTCGCCGACGTGGCCGGGCGGGCGCCGCACGGTGTGCGCCGCGTCCTGCTCGCCACCGACGACGCACACGGGGTCTACGCCAAGCTGGGCTTCACCCCGCTGCCGCACCCCGAGCAGTGGATGGTCCTCGGCAACTCCTGA